A section of the Diabrotica virgifera virgifera chromosome 8, PGI_DIABVI_V3a genome encodes:
- the LOC126890340 gene encoding uncharacterized protein LOC126890340 → MPLTREQQLEIRSAADVSIKQLCQDQTFIKSIVDSVSAGIVQILNSKLDVYEKKIDDLKTEITKIKTDHEVEIQTIKASLIDLNKKGDSFDMIKITTELNQIKRKESNILIFGVPETEIHLQAYIENMFTAISMNRNPQLNGLHVSRLGLQPSANSNKCRPIKVTFPNSNQVTNFLKLNPKLKSLDCYKNIYMRSDQTVMQREYTSKIKKELSDRLAAESWLRDGVRSSELFPEDTYTVYRKDRSFGKFGGGVIFAVNNNVCHSEQHSVVFPIEKIYVLCVKVFKTNIKPIFFITVYIPPNVTFSEYSDFFDYIETFHETHEVVLIGDFNLTDLAAYYVNNSQITPLINRFVQLLNYTDSVQCNKIKNIHGKILDLIVTPSVFSCEVTPEVNALVPIDYHHPALTCYFPYEVKEDEYFVPNQKRLNFRKYNVNKFNKLLTEMDWSHLKHFSDVDSAVDSFSLSLQEIIDKCVPLSSTRSHKYPAWFTSEIIAKVKRKHHYLRMYRRSKYCFYLQRAKDLRRTIKLEIQLEYKKFIERSQNSFKSDARQFWNFVNAKNNKSRIPGLMKYGSDKFTTSQDIVNAFANFFKSVYISDSNSSPSVTSYFNYNPSSYFNIGKITSNDIIEGAKKLKNKFSCGPDNFPVSILKCHVESFIEPLVVIFNLILKTTAFPAAWKNTRLTAKRGLLHNIKM, encoded by the exons ATGCCATTAACCAGGGAACAGCAACTTGAAATAAGAAGTGCGGCCGACGTATCTATTAAACAACTTTGTCAAGATCAAACTTTTATTAAATCCATCGTCGATAGTGTTTCTGCTGGTATAGTGCAAATTTTAAATAGCAAACTTGATGTTTATGAGAAAAAGATCGACGACCTAAAAactgaaataacaaaaataaaaactgacCACGAAGTCGAAATACAGACAATTAAGGCAAGCCTAATTGACTTAAACAAAAAAGGGGATTCCTTCGATATGATAAAAATAACGACAGAGTTGaaccaaattaaaagaaaagaaagtaatattttaatatttggtGTTCCTGAAACTGAAATTCATTTGCAAGCTTATATTGAAAATATGTTTACAGCTATATCAATGAATCGAAATCCGCAATTAAATGGTTTACATGTTTCCCGTTTAGGTCTACAACCGTCAGCGAACTCAAATAAATGTCGTCCAATTAAAGTTACGTTTCCGAATAGTAATCAagtgactaattttttaaagctaaATCCCAAACTCAAATCATTAGACTGTTATAAGAATATATATATGAGGTCAGATCAAACTGTTATGCAACGTGAGTATACTTCAAAAATCAAAAAGGAACTTAGCGATCGTTTGGCAGCAG AATCTTGGCTTCGGGATGGAGTACGCAGTAGTGAACTATTTCCTGAAGACACCTACACAGTTTATCGTAAAGATCGAAGTTTTGGCAAGTTTGGAGGAGGAGTGATTTTTGCTGTAAATAATAACGTGTGTCATTCAGAACAACATAGTGTAGTGTTTCCTATagaaaaaatttatgttttatgTGTTAAAGTTTTCAAAACCAATATCAAACCAATCTTCTTTATAACAGTTTATATTCCACCTAACGTGACATTTAGTGAGTATTCTGATTTTTTTGACTATATTGAAACTTTCCATGAAACTCATGAGGTCGTTTTGATTGgagattttaatttaacagatctTGCGGCATATTATGTTAATAATAGTCAAATAACTCCTTTAATTAATAGATTTGTTCAACTATTAAACTATACAGATTCTGTACaatgtaacaaaataaaaaatatacatggaaagatattagatttgattgTAACACCGTCAGTTTTTAGTTGCGAAGTTACACCTGAAGTCAATGCCTTAGTTCCTATTGATTATCATCATCCTGCTTTAACTTGTTATTTTCCGTATGAAGTCAAAGAAGATGAATATTTTGTTCCGAATCAGAAACgtcttaattttagaaaatataacgTAAATAAATTTAACAAACTTTTAACCGAAATGGACTGGAgtcatttaaaacatttttcagatgtaGACTCTGCTGTAGATTCGTTTAGTTTGTCTCTCCAAGAAATTATAGATAAATGTGTTCCACTTAGTTCAACTAGATCTCACAAATATCCAGCATGGTTTACATCTGAAATAATCGCCAAAGTTAAACGTAAACATCATTATCTGAGAATGTATAGACGaagtaaatattgtttttaccTCCAACGAGCTAAAGATCTCAGGAGAActattaaattagaaatacaactagaatataaaaaatttattgaaagaTCCCAAAATTCTTTTAAGTCAGATGCGAGACAATTTTGGAACTTTGTTAAtgccaaaaataataaatcacggATACCTGGTCTGATGAAATACGGTAGTGATAAGTTTACCACGAGTCAAGATATAGTAAACGCATTTGCAAACTTCTTTAAGAGTGTTTATATTTCTGATAGTAATAGCTCTCCTTCTGTTACatcttattttaattataatccAAGTTCTTACTTTAATATCGGTAAAATTACCAGTAACGATATTATAGAAGgtgcaaagaaattaaaaaataaattttcctgCGGTCCTGATAATTTTCCTGTTTCGATACTTAAATGTCACGTCGAATCATTCATAGAACCACTTGTTGTAATTTTTAACCTCATTCTTAAGACAACAGCATTTCCAGCTGCGTGGAAAAATACAAGA ttAACTGCAAAAAGGGGACTTCTGCACAACATTAAAATGTGA